The following proteins come from a genomic window of Dreissena polymorpha isolate Duluth1 chromosome 1, UMN_Dpol_1.0, whole genome shotgun sequence:
- the LOC127845767 gene encoding uncharacterized protein LOC127845767, producing the protein MQGQIEQFENYQKKNIAQLKSSITFHFNSEIMQYLSQLSGLGKIEHYAQSLIAVGNADRIIRIDGKSENNVSFQGDSICTILDICVLPSGQVLVVDQNNKKVKLLNQQYLLLSHCSVSGKPQYMCQITPSEVGVTVGSEVQFIKVNNNQLVKDRKLKFQHGCYGIASHQGDLFVTSGTELYNYSLDGKLVSKLHENKSVTGRERSCAVSPTGDKLYITNYNQDKLLTLARDGSVLSIFTDPELGCPACVHVTPAGQVLVCGWKSNTILQIDSKGSRSLATLATKRDGLWSVCYNSNTDSIIVGTIINKILVYKVK; encoded by the exons ATGCAAGGACAAATAGAGCAGTTTGAAAACTATCAAAAGAAGAACATTGCTCAACTAAAATCTTCTATAACTTTCCATTTTAATAGTGAAATAATGCAGTACCTTTCCCAGTTGTCCGGTCTTGGGAAGATTGAACACTATGCCCAGTCATTGATTGCAGTGGGAAATGCAGACCGAATCATAAGGATTGATGGAAAGTCTGAGAATAATGTAAGCTTTCAGGGTGATTCAATTTGCACTATCCTAGACATATGTGTTCTCCCTAGTGGACAAGTTCTTGTTGTAGACCAAAATAATAAGAAAGTCAAGCTGTTAAACCAGCAGTACCTGCTTTTGAGTCACTGTAGTGTATCTGGTAAGCCACAGTACATGTGTCAGATCACACCAAGTGAGGTTGGTGTTACTGTTGGTTcagaggtccagtttatcaaagtcAACAACAACCAGCTGGTAAAAGACAGAAAGCTCAAGTTTCAACATGGCTGTTACGGTATTGCCTCCCACCAGGGAGACCTGTTTGTAACCTCTGGTACTGAACTATACAACTACTCGCTGGATGGTAAACTAGTCAGCAAACTTCACGAGAATAAGTCAGTTACCGGTAGAG AACGGAGTTGTGCAGTAAGCCCGACAGGTGACAAGTTGTATATCACGAACTACAATCAGGACAAACTCCTCACTCTGGCCAGGGATGGATCAGTCCTTTCCATCTTCACAGACCCTGAATTGGGATGTCCAGCTTGTGTACATGTgacacctgcaggccaggtgctggtatgTGGATGGAAGTCCAATACTATCCTACAGATTGACAGTAAGGGCAGTAGGAGTCTGGCCACTCTGGCTACAAAGAGGGATGGGCTATGG